In Helianthus annuus cultivar XRQ/B chromosome 9, HanXRQr2.0-SUNRISE, whole genome shotgun sequence, the following are encoded in one genomic region:
- the LOC110875616 gene encoding myb-like protein A: MWVTHETPIKTSTVFEFVCERERDENDQWEKEMELGFLKKKGMGDEEGRKRWILGTGGAMGLLRWFEKAESVFAMCNCPEGDRVKYATGTLEDDALTWWNAKVQILGIEMIIRLAHKITDQEVERGSLPPRISATTPAATATTPANDNKRKWNDADKATSASQSQKRPDNNNNPSFSQSSSVNQGKGSNQSQGSYVGRKPKCNKCGYHHHGPCVQAYHQCDKCGDEGHIKRDCPQLNQNANDNNNRQNNNNNAGNNNNGNNGGNGARGRVFTIGAGDARNDGNVVTGTFTVNNLFASVLFDSGADLSYVSLEFSQRLGLTPTPLEAKHAVELADGKTIEASHVFVGCRLDLVSQVFDIDLLPVTLGSFDVVVGMDWLSKHQAEILCKEKIVRIPLPSGEFLSVQGHPSGAMLGIILAMQAHKCL, encoded by the exons ATGTGGGTCACCCATGAAACACCGATAAAAACTAGCACTGTGTTTGAgtttgtgtgtgagagagaaagagatgagAATGATCAATGGGAGAAAGAAATGGAGTTAGGGTTTTTGAAGAAGAAAGGAATGGGGGATGAAGAAGGAAGAAAGAGATGGATTCT TGGGACTGGAGGGGCTATGGGGCTACTtcgatggttcgagaaagctgagtcagtgttcgctatgtgtAACTGTCCCGAGGGGGAccgggtgaagtatgctacaggcacaTTGGAGGATGACgccttaacctggtggaatgccaaAGTGCAGATATTGGGCATCGAGATG ATTATCCGTTTAGCACACAAGATTACTGACCAGGAGGTCGAGCGTGGATCGCTACCGCCTCGTATTTCTGCTACTACCCCTgctgctacagctaccacacctgctaatgataacaagcgtaaATGGAATGATGctgacaaagcaaccagtgcaAGTCAATCTCAGAAGAGGCCTGACAACAATAATAACCCTAGTTTCAGTCAGTCGTCCTCAGTTAACCAAGGCAAGGGTAGCAATCAGAGTCAAGGCTCCTATGTTGGTAGGAAGCCAAAATGCAACAAGTGTGGGTATCATCATCATGGACCGTGTGTCCAAGCTTACCACCAGTGTGATAAG tgtggggatgagggtcatattaaacgggattgccctcagctaaaTCAAAATGCCAACGATAACAACAACcgtcagaacaacaacaacaatgctgggaacaacaacaatggcaacaatgGGGGCAATGGTGCTCGTGGAAGAGTGTTTACGATTGGTGCTGGTGATGCTAGGAACGACGGTAATGTCGTGACTGGTACGTTTACTGTGAACAACCTCtttgcttctgtgttatttgactCCGGTGCCGATttgagttatgtgtccctagagttcaGTCAACGATTAGGGTTAACTCCCACACCTTTAGAAGCTAAGCATGCAGTGGAATTAGCTGACGGTAAGACAATTGAAGCCTCACACGTCTTTGTGGGATGTAGACTAGACCTTGTGagtcaagtgtttgatattgatctccTTCCTGTTACTCTCGGTAGTTTTGATGTAgtggttggtatggattggttgtcaaagcATCAAGCTGAGAttctatgtaaagagaaaatcgtaCGTATTCCGCTCCCCAGTGGAGAATTTCTATCGGTCCAGGGGCATCCCAGTGGTGCGATGTTGGGTATCATCTTGGCTATGCAAGCGCATAAGTGTCTATGA